The sequence gtTTTCTTGTAATTAACTTTGTTCAAGTTGGTAGTCTTATTAGATGAGAGAATAATTTATCTTCACATTTTCTGAATGAGAAATGGTCTTTAAACACTCTTCAAACTCTAGATATTAATTTGTGAGCTGGACAAGATACATTCTTTGTATAATTTTGTTccttaaataaagaaattgtcTTGCATAAGAGATCAAGTCCCATAAGAAAATTGTCTATATTATACATTTCAACGTTACACTCATGAAGGCACTCATACTTTATGACATAAAATTTCAACTTAATTtacaagtatatatatactaaCAAGGGTGAAAGAGGAGACTGAAACTAGGGTGAAAGAGGAGGATGATGCGGCCATACATGATTGCATTTGTGCTATAAATCAAGAGTGATTGAGTGTCAAAAGTGGTGAAATGGTAGTGCCTATAGAGGTGAAAGAAAAGAGAGTGATCAAAGAAAATATGAGGGTGTCGGTGCCATGGAGGTTTTAAGAGTGAAAGAGAAGAGAGTGTAACTGTTGtgagccttttttttttttttaataattattacattaaatttttaattaggaTATGACATGTAATTAAGTTAAATAATAAATGATGATATGTATTATGTTGGTCTAAGAGTAAGTGGTTAATATCTGAAGTCAAAAGTTTCAGGTTTGAGTCCAGTATAatacttactccctccgtccacgaaaaaactttctatctttcctttttaggacgtccacaaaagaacttcctacctacttttggactataccccaccacttataatcctcttacttttcacttttcacaactccaaatattaattataacactttttcaccactctcaatacacccaactaccttttatccactctcaatacactcaacaatattttttcttaaaacccgtgtcactccctcctaagaagttctttcatggacggagggagtatataattttaaaatttaattgttaatttatataaaaattataacagTAAATGATGATGAAGGTACtggaaaatttaaattatattaaatccGATAAATAAGGAtcagatgaaataaaaagttaaagtataagaacttattaaaatataaaaattgtacagatatgtaataaaataagggtccgtttgatttgcagtttaggattgattaggattaaaattatcttgaaaaattagtgtggattagtgtggatttatactattttatgggtgtttgatatcatggctacttaatcctatattgtgtttgatatccataggattatgttggattatattatctaataccaaaactatcctcatataattttaaaaataccatgtgtgtccaccattacttgggcatttgcatcgatatgcgtgaggaagggtagcagaatttttatccaacttcgcagTATTAAAGTTATCCAAGGGGGGAGGGgtggattattagtatgggttattcccacaaaatagcatggagaagtgGGATTAAATAGGAgttgatcatttttttttttgatcggtcaaagtcatgttagatgttagtaattagttccccatccactccaagaaccaccttatctctccattcaccaaatccaccttatatctccaatctccaattcgctcccaagagggatcgaacccgggtcacttcaatTAAGTGAGGatccggtggccagtgggctaagccccctggttaatAGGAGTTGATCATATTAACTGCatatgatatcaaacatcacactaatctgtattaatttaatttatcctacctataaacccatatcaaacaggccctaagTTTTAATAGGGACCCTAAATACAAAAGTATAGTGATCTTTTTTTGAAACCCAAAAAGTATAGTGATCTAATGATGCGTTTGGCCTGATTATATACATCCCAAAATCATCAACAACTAAGAATAATAGATAGCGAAATCTATCTCTTTTTACGGTAAGTAAAAGAATTATCTCATGCGATCAAGGAATAAATTAGTGCAAGCTATTAGCTCGAACTAGTTATATTTAAGCATACATTGCAACCCAAGTTACCCAATTATAATAGATAAGAGAAATGTTATGAGGCAAtcatatttaactattttttaaatgaatcGTCATGTAATTTAAATGATGATACAATTatattatcattatttatttctaattttaatgtaaaaaaaattcCCTAACCCAACCAATAGTGGACTTGTCTTCGGTTAGAAAACTGCCAGTGATGTCgctttattttcaaaattactttgtttttatttttttggaaaatttctCTGAAACTTCTAAAAACAAACGACTTCcattcatttaatcatttctaTATCTACAATCTTTTtaaatcatctctctctctctctctctctcgctctctctcacGAAAACCTCCATCTCCTATATATCCCTTTTCCCTGATCCAGATATCTTAATACATACATACAATTAAATATACAACACATCCAAATTAAAGAAAATTGTGATGCAGTAGTGAATATACGAAGTCGAAAAAGCCTTCCGTGAAATGCCAATGGATCGATCACCGTTTTCGTCGTCTTCCTCCGACAGCTCCCAGTTCTCGTCGACGAGCTCGTCTCCGGCGAAAGGCTCGACGATCGTACTTTCTATCGAGTGCTTGAAGGGCAGCTCGAAAGCCGACGAATGGACCGGCGATATGCTGCAGACGGGCGACATAGTGGAGGAACTCAGAATCGGCAACATGATTGTCAAATCGCCCTTCAAAAACGGGAAATCCGGCGTCCAGAAGATCCTACACGGCTCCTTCAGGCAGAAGGAGACGTCCATACGGGTCCGGGTCAGGCGGGGCTCCTCCGACCTGGCCGAGCTGCAGGCCTGCATAGTGCCCGGCGACCAGTTCGTCGGCCGGAAGCAGTACGTTCTCCGAGCCATCGACGACCCCAACTATGCCGTCGGCTTCATCGATCGGACCGAGACCGAGTGCCTTGATTTGCAAGGTCAGAACAAAATATCTCCTTGCTTGACTTTTCCTGCCTTGATGAATAATTGCTGCTTGATTTTTTGCTGAATATACCTGTTTTCATCACCTAGTTTGGTAGCATTCCATTATTGTCAAATTTATACTATATTCTTCATAATTTATGTGAACTACATTTCTTGTTCAATGAAATTATTTGTTTTGTAATTGATATTGCACGAGAACTATATATATTCCgtgttacttttttttaattaatatataattagataaagaaatttaaaaatgacGCAAGGATGAACTCGAATCCAAAATTTCTGACCTTAAACATTAATCAGTCTACCACCACCGTTAGACCAACATTATTTCCGTTTTACTTTTAGTTCAACATTATGATGATGATGCGTGCACCAATTAATTGGATGCTACCTGTacatattattttgttttatacaaGTGTAGGAAATTATATGTGGTCACATTcatatattctctctcttcaTCTCATTTGATTTGagctgtaatttttttttttttttttgagttgtccTTAACTTAGTCTCTTTTTTTAGGTATAATCACTTTACACTAATATTAAATTGAATCTATCCATATTTACATTATaatcttatttttctaaatactGGTGTTGAAAATAATTAGGTTAAATGAAGTGAgagtatttataaaatttattcatCATTAATTGGCTTGTAGAAAAGGTATCAACAGAGTTAAGGTCAAGTGGTGGATATCGAAATAGATTAGTTATAACCTCTTTCACATTTTGGCAAACACTCCTCAGCGAACGGCCGCAAttagttaataaattaattctttgtTGAAAGAGATAATTAGTTCCGGTTGGGGtttattaattttgattagAATTTATTGAAACGTTtattaatattgaattaaaattacttaatcACGATTCACGGTTACAATTTATTAATCACTATGACTGCTGCAAGACTTGATTTTGGTTCATGTTGTTGGTTAATTTGAAAAGTAAAGTAGACGATTGGTTTGAAAATAGCAAAGTTGAGAAGCGAGATGGAAAATTCTAATAGAATATTGTATGCGTACACCAATCCAAGAGGGCCAAGGTTTGCTAACTGGTGCTGCATATTTTGACTTGATGAATGCTAGAAACGTGTAAACATTCTAAATTTCAACTTGTTGCACCCACCTTTTCTTATAATGTGGAAGTCACTTTCACTAGGCCCATCCCACCTGTTTCTTAATTcttctattttattattccaCATTTTTCTGACTATCTAAGAGTCAACTTGATTCGTGTACACAATTGACAAAATGACAACGAAATCAAAGTAAGTAAACAGAAAATCCCAATAGAATTATTTAGTTTTCGCATTATGGACTCTATGATACATAGAGATAATAACACACATGAATTAAGTCGTTAAAGGATTAAATGATAAATCAAGTTTAAAATTCATTATTTGCCTAGTCTATGATCCAAAGTAAACgctttatgcatatatgtatatGGTTGGAAATTTTGATGAAAGTAGTAATTAAAAACAAGTAGTAATTTTGTGCAGCTTCAAGGACGTCAAGAATGGTGAGTGCATTAGAGAGAAGTCCGCTCCAAGACGGATACGTATCGTATCCGTGGGAGCGGAGGCTGGTGGAGATGCTCTCCATCCCCAATTCCAGCAGCTTCTACTCCCTCCTCTTCCTGCCCAAATCCTCCGACAAAGCAAGCGCCCGCTACAACGACCTCGAGGACACCCTCGCACGTGCCCACGCTTGGATCAACGCGTCTCAGGCCTCCGGGGTTCCCATCGTCTTCATGAACATCCAAACCGAGTCACTTCTCACCAAGATCTCCGGCGACACGGCTTCTTCCACTGTCAACGCTGGATCCCTCTCGGACCTCTCCAACATCGCAAACACGAGCCTCTACGGATTCGAAGACTACCACGGCGTGGACCTGGGCGTGGTCCGAGCCGTCCGTCTCTGGTTCTCCCCTCTCGCGGGGGAGATCCCCATTGAGATCAGGATCAAAGACACCGACACCAGGCTTGGATTCGCCATCAGCAGAACCGAAGAGGGATTCATCTACATATCGTCGGTGATCGAGGGCGCACACGACGCGCCCTCGGCCCGGTCGGGGCTCAGCAGCCTGTACAAGCAGGCGTCCCAATCGTCGCGGCTGCTGGTGGTGTCCCGGATATCGAACCAGAAGGTGCTGCCGTGGATGGTGTCTGCGACGGGCGCCATCCGCTGCTTCGACACGGTGTCGCTCAGCCAGAAGCTGTCGTTGCACCGCCACACCAGAGTTCCCATCCTCCTCCACGTCTTCCTCTGGGACAGAAGCGCCAACAACGCGAATGTGGGCAGCATCAGGGCCCGAGCCATGTCCACGTCGCCCCCCTCCGCACCATCCACGGAGGCGCACCTCGAGATCACGAACCGCGTGGCGCCGTTGCTGGAGGAGGAGGATTCGGATGATGATGAGGAGACCGTAGCGAGTGATGGACAGGAACAGGATGTTACGATTGCACGAGATACCGCCGGGGAATTTTCTTTCCGGCTGCATGATTTTGCTCTTAAAAATAATTGggtgtgagaaatgagaatggccttctctttttaattattttctttttttgtttagtTGTTAAAGATTTTTGCCTAGCTAGCTTGCTTCCTTCCGGTGTTTGATTTTTGGTGTATATAATATAAGCAACTGAGTTTATCAATTATGAGTCTGTCTTTAGTTGCTACGAGTAATATATATGTAATCTTAGTGTCTGAACAAATTAAGCGATCATATATGTTAcacatttaatttattaatgtataaataattaatgtggataCATAAGAAAGAATTAAGGGCATTTGGGGCCTCCTTCCTTGGTCTTCCAGTTATTGTAGCAGGGGCAGCATTCCTTGTTTCCATAGGTTCCCGGCGGCACGCATAGGCATGTGTTACAACATTTGTTGCAGAACAACAAACAATTGTTCACGTGCTGTGTGTTGGAGCATCTACGATTACATTCACTTGCACATTCTACATCAACCATCTAAATATTAATTACTTCTTCATTAAATATAAACtctattttaaaaaacaaataacTTTGATAAATTAATACCAATTTCATATTCTATAACAATAACATTAGGATTCAAATCACTTTATATATAGTAAGTGGTTGCTTATTTATACACTTGTTAATAAAATTgcctttttttttgttaaaattttgtgagtctatatatacataatggATTAATATTTCATGTATATAAAAAggatgataaaaaataaaattgtattaAAAAGACTCACTGTCTTGAGGGACTGCACACGTAACTTGATCACTCGCCAATATCGGGGAAAATAAGGAAACTGAGACATTAGTTTCATCACCCTAATAAAACAAAGAATATCGAAAGCATCAGGTACTATGTATGATGTAAGTAATTATCACAtgcttctcaaaaaaaaaaaaaaaaaaaaatcatcattagaaaaatgttttttttttcgtttcctTTTGTTCTACAGGAAATGATATACTACTCGCGCACATTTAACCTTTATTAGTattgttctttttttgttttatatatttattttgattttaatacaCCGAAAATTATTATTGGCAatacataatttataaaattgcataaaaatCGAAGCTCGATtcattcattttattaattactatttGAAGTATAAGGGAAGAgaacaaattgattttttatttttattcatgttttcaaataaattatgtcaataataattttcaaagtattaaaataaaataaaaacatgaaaAGAAGAATAATGCTGACATAGAGTAAACACATTATAGTAATGCTCGCAAAAAAATTTCATAAGCAATGACTAGCATATCATTCCTCATGTTATACACTTTTTTTCCCATCATTTTTGTACTTCAATAGTAGATATATATCGCACTACATCGatcgaaataaaaaaaatgttggcTGAAAGAAAAGAAGTCAAATGGAAAAGAAATTAAACAATAATTAAGAcaaaatatatatctattttggaGGAGAAAATATGTATTATAACTTACTAGGGAAACCATAATAACTGATAAATATGAAACACATAAGAGGAGGAAAATGCTTTGGAACTTTGAAGAGGAAATCATTTTTTATGTCTTCTAATATCTTTGCAAGTGCAAGTTGTGATGAGTTTTTGTTGTCAAGGTCTTTCATCTTATATAGAGGAAGTGGTCCCAAAAATCAAATAAGTTGTTAAATACAGTTTTGGTAGGTATTAAATACTTATAATCCAGAGTTGGATTTTTTGGGTTATTGTATTAATAGTTGTTTACTCGTTTGGTTAATAGAAAAGTAAAATGATTtcaaagaaaattaattataatagttgtATTATTCTTAGTAAAATGATTtcaaagaaaattaattataatagatTCTTTATTCGGTGTTTGgaaatttcaagaaaaatattaGGATTTTCAATTGGTATTGATTAAttacacataattaattaatagatacaataattaaattataattaatatgcaTAAAAAATTCCCTAATCACTTTTATAGTAACAACAATGtacattaattaatataaataccacatgactcgtaattctaaaattaaattatcaaCTGAGATGAtgctgatgatgatgataataataatcatcatcatcagttCCAAACAAACATGCACTATATGGATTTATATTGTCAAGAGTATCGGGTACTAATAATGTGGTTATATCCTATTTACAGAATTGAAAGAAATTATTAACCAATTGGAAAAACTCGGTGCATCCAAGTTTCAAATTAATCAAATGTCGGCGCTATTCTTTTTAAGTTCTATTGGAAAAACTCTCTTCTTCCTATTTGATTTGTCATGTTTTTTTTCTTAAGTTCtattgattttatttcttttctttttaaataatcatatttcTTCGATTCTATCCCTTTCGAATCGGATTTAAAGAAAGTTAACTCAATTTGTACGTGAATTCCtctcaaattctagtgattttATAGATTGGGCATGCCCGATAAGACAATTTGTTCTGCCCAAAATTAGGTTCGTTTCCTTTTTTTAATGGTTCGTGGAACCTCGGTCGCCTGAGGATCGGTCGAGTACGGTCCCACCATACTTCAaggtttattattattattattattattattattattattattattaaaatcaataataattctTCATTTCACTTTTACAGTGACTCAAATTCTCACCTTAATATTCCTCACGTCCAACTTATCTTGTCACATAAACTTTGAACACGGTGATTAAGAATAAtgtgttaagagtgtaaagtgagTATAGATCACTTATTTAATGTGTGTAAAGAATATATGGATCACatgctatttttgaaaagtaTATATTACCTTCGTCCCAATATTCATGGCtcgtttcttttgggcatggGTACTTATGAGACTAAAATTAAGAGGTAAATTGTGTGTCCCACATActtaatgttatttttaattaagaggCATTGGAACCCCTCTCCATCTCATTCTGTTCACAACAACACACAAGTCGGCCGCCACTCGTGTATCAAGTGGTAGCGCCACCTTTTGTAAACCCTAGTCCCCCAAATTGCTAACCCTTCCCCAGTGGCAGACGCAGTATGTAGGGGTGGtaatcggttcggttcggttataatCGAACCGATTTTCCGGTTAACCGGAATCGATTAAGGATGAAATAACTAACCGAAAACCGAATCGATTtttaattcggttaaccgattaatcgGTCCGGTtaaccggaccggttaatcggttaaccgaattaaccggtttaaAATGGATACATCAGGATTTTCGAAAAAATCAACTTCAATCTCATTTCCAGAGAAGAAGGTAATGGAAAGTGAGGCGATGATAAGTTGATAACCAAATATATGAAGGTGGACATTTTTCTGAAATTGTTCAAAGGTTGTGCATGGTACCAAAATTACAGTTTAAACCTTACATCAGCTTTGGAAAAAAGCATTCTACATTACCTAATTTCTCTTAATTATCGCTTGGCAAATAAGGAGTCTGCCATTGCTCGGTTAATTAAACTTGTTGtttttcaattcaaatataaacCCAGGAAAACCCTATTTACAGCGCATATTAGTATATTAAATaagttaattaaatataaattatttaattgtaTAATACAATGCtaaaccggttaattcggttttaaccggtcggttaccggttaaaccgattaaccggtttacaGAAAATGTaataaccgataaccgaaccgataattttcggttatcggttaaccgattaaccggttttccggttcggttacggttataACCGGATAACCGAAACCGTTTTACCACCCCTAGCAGTATGGGTCcccaattattttttaatagtaataaataatgtgcattaaatatattatttaatatattttgtactcCCAAACAATAACTGAATGGGAGCAGCGAGTCAACTTTCCCGTTCTTATATTTCATTTGGGCTTGGggccaaattttaaaatttcttataaGAAAAACGGAGGgcttcttaaaatattttatattttactagtgccgatgaaagaaaaatatatttgcCCTATCAAATCTGATTCCTTCTCATAAAGTCATGAGAAAATCTCAGCAAAACAAGTTTCAACTGCATAATTTGATATAGCCAACAAAATTAACTGCagtaaataataaaaacaaCCAAGTTTGCAACACAAGGCAACATCCCTAAAATTAGTTCAATCTGAAGAAAATGTCATCTCTCAAGCAATCGCGAGTAATCCAAAGAGGTAGGCTGGAGCAGTAACTTAACAGACCAAGCTTTTGAAGTTAGAAATGCATTCTAGTGAACGCTCAAAATCAGTGTCTTCCAAGGCGATCATGAAACAGCAATAGCCAGGAATTCCAGTCCAGGAAGCACTATTGATGCACAGACCAGTAGT comes from Salvia miltiorrhiza cultivar Shanhuang (shh) chromosome 3, IMPLAD_Smil_shh, whole genome shotgun sequence and encodes:
- the LOC131014334 gene encoding uncharacterized protein LOC131014334 translates to MPMDRSPFSSSSSDSSQFSSTSSSPAKGSTIVLSIECLKGSSKADEWTGDMLQTGDIVEELRIGNMIVKSPFKNGKSGVQKILHGSFRQKETSIRVRVRRGSSDLAELQACIVPGDQFVGRKQYVLRAIDDPNYAVGFIDRTETECLDLQASRTSRMVSALERSPLQDGYVSYPWERRLVEMLSIPNSSSFYSLLFLPKSSDKASARYNDLEDTLARAHAWINASQASGVPIVFMNIQTESLLTKISGDTASSTVNAGSLSDLSNIANTSLYGFEDYHGVDLGVVRAVRLWFSPLAGEIPIEIRIKDTDTRLGFAISRTEEGFIYISSVIEGAHDAPSARSGLSSLYKQASQSSRLLVVSRISNQKVLPWMVSATGAIRCFDTVSLSQKLSLHRHTRVPILLHVFLWDRSANNANVGSIRARAMSTSPPSAPSTEAHLEITNRVAPLLEEEDSDDDEETVASDGQEQDVTIARDTAGEFSFRLHDFALKNNWV